Proteins from a single region of Starkeya sp. ORNL1:
- a CDS encoding site-2 protease family protein, producing MPWSLTVANVYGTAVRIHVTFLLFLVWIWVAYYQRGGTSAAWEGVIFVALLFLCVVLHEFGHVFAARRYGVKTSDVTLWPFGGIASLERIPEKPSEELIVALAGPAVNVVIALVLILILGGTTGVEHLHDIENPQVGMLAKLAGANIFLVVFNLIPAFPMDGGRVLRALLAMKMGHAQATQTAASIGQGLAVGLGLLGIFSGNPMLIIIAIFVFLAASGEAGQVQLKQAARGVLVEDAMITHFESLGPQASVGEAAEALIRTTQKEFPVVDGAGHLRGVLTRDSMIRALQQAGPDAPVLDAMTGDIPTVATRSSLDAALKLLTTSRAPAIGALDATGRLVGLLTAENVGEMMMLRAAQPEGRFGPWGRKPAA from the coding sequence ATGCCCTGGTCGCTCACCGTCGCCAATGTCTATGGCACGGCGGTCCGTATCCACGTCACCTTCCTCCTGTTCCTGGTCTGGATCTGGGTGGCTTATTACCAGCGCGGCGGCACCAGCGCGGCCTGGGAAGGCGTCATTTTCGTCGCCCTGCTGTTCCTGTGCGTGGTGCTGCACGAGTTCGGCCACGTCTTCGCCGCGCGGCGCTATGGCGTGAAGACCTCGGACGTCACGCTCTGGCCGTTCGGCGGCATAGCAAGCCTCGAGCGCATCCCGGAAAAGCCCTCCGAGGAGCTGATCGTGGCGCTTGCCGGGCCGGCAGTGAACGTGGTCATCGCCCTGGTGCTGATCCTCATCCTCGGCGGCACCACGGGGGTCGAACATCTCCACGATATCGAGAACCCGCAGGTCGGCATGCTGGCCAAGCTCGCCGGCGCCAATATCTTCCTCGTGGTGTTCAATCTCATCCCCGCCTTCCCCATGGATGGCGGGCGCGTGCTGCGCGCGCTGCTCGCGATGAAGATGGGCCATGCCCAGGCGACACAGACCGCGGCCTCGATCGGCCAGGGGCTCGCGGTCGGCCTCGGCCTGCTCGGCATCTTCAGCGGCAATCCGATGCTGATCATCATCGCCATCTTCGTCTTCCTCGCCGCCTCCGGCGAGGCCGGACAGGTGCAGCTGAAGCAGGCGGCGCGCGGCGTGCTGGTCGAAGATGCGATGATCACGCATTTCGAGAGCCTCGGCCCGCAGGCAAGCGTCGGCGAGGCGGCGGAGGCACTGATCCGTACCACGCAGAAGGAATTCCCGGTGGTCGACGGCGCCGGGCACCTGCGCGGCGTGCTGACCCGCGACTCGATGATCCGCGCGCTGCAGCAGGCCGGGCCCGATGCGCCCGTGCTGGACGCGATGACCGGCGATATCCCCACCGTCGCCACCCGCTCCTCGCTGGACGCGGCGCTCAAGCTGCTCACCACCAGCCGGGCGCCGGCGATCGGCGCGCTCGACGCCACCGGCCGGCTGGTCGGGCTGCTCACGGCGGAGAACGTCGGCGAGATGATGATGCTGCGCGCCGCCCAGCCGGAGGGCCGCTTCGGTCCCTGGGGCCGCAAACCCGCGGCCTGA